The DNA sequence AGTACGGTGCGCCTTAAAGCCCAAACATCAACTCGTCCGCACTCGACTCTCTCGTAATCATACGTGAAGCAATGTCCGCCACCAGGTACCGTCGCTTCTTGAAGCTGTGTGAAGAGTGGCCCCGGGATGAGACGAAGAGGGGCCGCGATCTGGGCACGTTTCTGCGGCAGAGAGTAGCCTCTGCGTTCCGCGAGGGCGAGAACACACAGGTACCgaagctgctgccgccgcacGAACGCGCCCGGGACGAGGAGGACCAACAGCCGGCGACCTTGTGTGCCCTGATCGCGGGCCGGTGCCCGGGGAGACTCGTTTATATATGAACTGCGTCGATGCAGCTGTCGAGAATCACTGTCTGTGTTCACATCTACATACTGTGTTGACATTTACCGAGATTTTCAACTGACGAGGCCGCGACTTGTGCCTCTCGGATGGCTCAGTGTTATGCAGCTGTGTCTCTTTACACTTTACTACATGTCAGAGAAGAGTGGAACAGTTCCTACCTTCACCTGATTCACTTCAAGACAAGTTGTTGTTATATGAAGATTTGATATTGGATTGTGTAGTTACTTTAAGTTTTGGAGGACTAATAAAGCAAAATCCTGTTATAAAAGAAACAACTCAATTCAGTGacggagaacaaaaaaaaattggctagGCCTTTTAATATACATATGTTTTAAGAGATCCACTGAGAGTGAAGTAAACTTAACTCaacgctttattatttgtcgtTTGATTATGTTAGTTTAGTATGGACAATGGTTCAGTGGTTCCTGGGTGGAGGCTTCCACTGAAGCACACAAGCTgcagaagtaaaagaaaacagccaGTTGTCTTACCCTGTAAAGACAGACAACGGCCGACGTGACAGAAGATCTTAAGGGGAATCAGTGTTGCATCAAAAACACTGACTGTGTAAAACTTCTATCTGCTGATGTGTCAGTCGGATTGTTTTTATTACGAAAACACATGACAATGTGTGTGAaacatggtttatttttttatggatttaaATACCAAACAGTCACATTTGGTTTCTGTCGTCTGTCCAATTCTCTACATTTTTAACAGCGTGACCAtgaactttttccccccctccagaTCTCTGACCCCGAGAAATGTGATCAGATGTATGAAAGTTTGGCCCAAATCAACGGCAACGTGTACAGACAACGTGTAAGTAGTTACCTATGGACATATCCAGTTGCTTCTCTAATTAATCTATCTGCtgtaattaatattttacattggtCAGTTCctttttattcttgaaatgcaCTAGATGAAAGACAAAACCTGTCTGTGGACGATACAGCTCCCTCCACAACTGTCAACAACATGAAATCCATTAGATAAAGAGGGacttttccatctttttcaaGCTGGTTAaggaaactgattttttttctttttcaattcttTGATGAGGATGATAAAAACCTTTTATAGTCGGTGCAAACTTCTCAGTAGCTTTGTACAGATGGTCTGTAAACGTAGCAGCACTTTAAAAACCATACtggaatatgtttgtttttatctttaccTGTGTGACATCCAGTCAAAGCAaacatgtctctgtgtctgttcagtTTCCTCGTGTCAGAGACACAAGCTTTACCGGCGTTACAGTGGAGGAGTGTAAAGTGCTTTTGTCAGGTATGGATTCACGATATCACGAGTGCTGCGTGTTCCAtccatttttacaaaatgatataaaaaacgTTAGAATGAGccaataaaattttattttttaattttaatcttaCAGGGAGTATGCAGCagatggatgaagaaaaaaagggtctgtGGAAGACGTTAATGGAGAGATTCTCCTCCAAATCACCGGAAGAAGTTCCAGAGAAAGCTCCTGAAAAATAGCTCTTTTCTTATTGtatttatagaaataaaatgtatcgTTGGTATCTCTTTGGACTGTTATTTTTAGGCATTGTTATAATgaaatcaattattatttttatgctgAGGTGCTAAGCATCCAACCCATCCATCGATTATCTTTATCACTAATACTTTGAGGGTCGTGGCCGAGCTGGAGCCGGTCCATCACACGGCCAAATGAAAAAGAGCGAGGGGAAATGAATAACCTCAGCCTAAGAACACTTGAAGAGACACAATTGAAATTGCAAATGATTCCTCACCCAATGTTGATGCATTAGTTTGAGAAATGAGATATTAGATATGAAATTTGGTGAAAACGAAGGCCATGGGTCCTTCTGAACATGAGGTCAAATgttcttggatttttttttcgcaTTATTTTCTCATGAACTGCAGAGCTTACTCAACTGGAAAGAAATCTGACAACTATAATAAGTTTCTATGACAATGTTAATTTTGatgcagacacagaaaaaataaaaagggttgTGTGGTCTGAGCTGTGGCTGGTTCAAGTTCTGCGATAAAATACaagacttaatttttttaaactgccttCGCTTCAATTTTATGATGTAGCATGATCAATGTTGCATTTTGTATTCAATATGGATATTGACAATTTCTGATTAAATACAGGCATTTTAAGAGCTTTGAATGGATGAGGgttcttttaaaacattttttaatacatcaAATACACAGATATTGATTGGTCTTTGTCAAACGTTTTTTAATCAATCTTCCATAGTTGGAAAAGTTTGTGAATTTCTGCTATAATTTCAAAGTTAGAAAAAccatgtgaaaacatttaaatctgtAATGATTCAGAATTTAAGTAGTCTCCTCAAAGCAGTCAGAGCTGCCGCCCCCCTACTCTTCTTTTTCATCACTGTTGTCTCTCCATATGCAGTAGTTGAGAGAGGTGGCGAGGCACAGCCAGGACAGGTAGGGCGCCATGAGCAGCGTGGCAGTGCGGCTGATGGAATACCAAGACGCCATGGTGGCTCCGACAGTCCCAGTCAGGAGCACGATGTCAACGAGTGCCTGAATAGAGCAGAGAGATGGCGTGACAATGCAGAATTTTAACTTGTCACACTGGCCCCATAACGTTCCCACGTGGTGTCCCGGTTCAAATAAACAACCGTGTTAAACTTACCAATTTAATTTTGTGTGCACCGAAGAAAATAGGGGTCCAGGCCCAGTTCAGAGCCAGTTGTAGCCCATAAAGTCCCAGTGGAACCAGTGCATCCTCGGTGAAACCTCCAAGTTCCTTCCACACCAAGTAGGAGCCGTACCTGCGAGATAagagtttgtaaaaaaatatagaatttagATAATGAGGCtgctacagagaaaaaaattggactGCAGCAGTAGATCTCAGAGACTACAGGActcatgatgattttttttaccccatGCCTGTGTATAGACACGTCCAGGCTACAGGGAAGGCTGCATTCGGTGGGCGCCACCAGGGTTTCTGCAGGGTCGGGTACCAGGTCTTCACCTCTTTACGTGTAATGTAACCGCCGTAGAGCCCTCCCAGGTGTGGCAGGGCCGTCATTCCAATCAAAGGCAGCCACATTTTCTGAGGTAAGAGCAGGACACATTTTTGATCAGAAGATTGCTGTTTTAAATCAGGTATCTAAACATTTCTAACATTATCCAGCCCCGACCCCCTGTCCCCAACAAGAGATCCAAAAGCTAAATGTTGTCCTGCCTCAATCATGGGACTCGGGAGTCAGGACACACCACTGTTGACCCAGGACCGGCTTTGTCCTGGTTACATGAGACCAAACCTGAGAAATATATCCTGTATCAACTCATTGGCCATTTTTCCAAGCATCACTTTTTTCCTCCGCATTTATTTCTGTGGATGTTATGAGACATCAACTTAACAAACTTACTTGCAACATGCCTGAGAGTAAACGTAGACTGATAAATCGGTACAGCCGATATACTGGCCGAATTTAACTTATCGATTTTGTAATCATCAGAAATGACAACCATGTAATGGAGGGAGTTTTTAATACATCTGATTTGGTCTCCATCAACTCCTGAGATAAATATCTGTCTATTCGGTGGCTACGCGCGTCACaatgttcaccagctgctcaCTATCTTTTCTGTCGGGTGTTGGGTGTGCATCATTGGGTGGTCAGGGCTTTTATGCTGCAAACTGCTGCCTGCCATGACAACGTGAATGagaacagttaaaaaaaacggtGAAggattatctcatcttatcttatctaaaaTTGTGGGCCAGTCAACACAAACATTGAGCTAAGACACGGTAGAGCCACACACTGTATGTAACGAGGGCCAAGACAAGAAGTACAGTCTGTAAATTCAGGATTTTGCAGGATTTTGTTTGTAACCATATttgatatgaatatatatttatgacaATTAATTGACCACAAcgatgtttatttttaaaaacaactaaaacTATTCTTAATTTCATTTGGAATgtttcatttggttttgttcttttttttcaaattttacaaCCTTTTACAGTTTCCATTTAACCATTCCAGCCTGgtaaaaattaacaaatgacCTACTGGTGTTACTCTGAATTGGTCAATACAACAGACAGATTGCAGTCAGGgattctttttgtgtgtgaaaacctatgagaaaaagacaagcatcatggaatagaatagaatgaCGATTAAGGGATTTGCAGATTTACCTTTTATACCTGCTGTATCAtatttcatacatacatacattgtCAAGATAATGAAGgattcaaaatattacaaaggCCTAATCGTATGTTCATTTTGAAACGTGCAACAATATGAATGTCATTGTTACCAGAGCTTTTTCAAGAGTGGAAAAGATTTCAACAGAGTGAAATTGTGAACAACAAAACGTTTTTCAGGAAAGCACTGATCATGATATTGACGAGAGGCATGACGAGGGATCCCTTTCATATTCAAACAGCATTTATTTTCCATGcttaatataaaaacatatttagaaataaatctAGGatggttgttttttaatgttgtgattCAGTGAGTGTAACTTTCTAAGTCTGACGCTAAGATAACAACTGACCcaagactatttttttttttagcttgatGTTGATTTTCATGCTGACATGGATAATCACCGGTGGCTGAAGTAGATGACGGAAGTTGTGAACATATGCAAACAGAAACAGCTGACTGACTGTATGAGGCTGAACAGATGTGATCCTTGTCCACTGTGTGCGAATTCACCAGGAAGACGAGCTGAAATATACAAATGCAATTTAAGTACCGTCACCACTGTGGCAGATCGTGAGCAGCAGGTCGACACACTCACCCTTCACTGGGCCGTCCGCTCCtccgctcagtgtgtgtgttgtacagtcGAAGCGGCGCTGCACACCAGCATGCTGCTGTGTGCTGATATAACAGCGCGGTCGGGCAGGGCGCCTCTTATCGCGGCGCTGCCGCCGCAGACACTCCCTGGGCCGGGcaccgtgacgtcaccgcgCAGCCGCCAGCGATTGGTCTTTGGGCTCAAAAGGCTCGTGACGTCGGCGTAGTCGCTTTCCGATTCGACAGTTCAATACCATCGAGTCTGGGTGATTCCCTCGCACCGAGGGCGGTTTATCGAGAGTGGCGACCaatccgttcactccaatggagcctttttttctttttccaagcaatggcggatcacggagcctctcaatagttcccggaagtgagcggcagcgcattagagtagcagcagaatggaccaatggaccgtctgtgttgcacttatgaagggtaagacgaataaataatcagattgtatattatcagcacatctgaagcAATTCAACATacgcattaaagcattttagaaaaaacattgttaaaacttttttttaaaaaacgtattgactaaaACACATAGAGTAACTTCATCTgggtctgctatattgtaaaatcgaaacatttattgactactaattaccaaaagtTCCGGcaactatctgaagtctacatgagtcacgtgacgtgtgaaagcattttggacttccgttgtcgcgactctcattaaaCGGCTCCGCTCGTACCCAATTGTGAGTAAGGTGAAGGAAAAATCCTTTAGAATTATTCACAAATATTACCCTGACAACCATGACACGGTCAAATtcaaaagagacacaaacacaaactgttctttttttgtgaggaCCATCCAGAAAAAGTGTTGCACCTTTTTGGCATTTgtctattatattttttataatatttttgtgtaatgTAAGAAACATACCCCTGGctactcattttttttttggttctttgtATACTGTCATTGTAtactttgtctttgttctttttccaaTAAAGAATTCTTAGATTTCGTTTTTTTAtacaattaatttattattggCAAAATTCCACATTCACAAGAAGAGATGGACTACAAACCGAGTTTTGggcttttaaaagaaattcacCTGAAGAGGACTTACGAATGAGAAGACAATTAAATCTTCTTATGTGACACGcattgtttaaattttttttaaagttcataaTGTTATTGTATAATAACTAAATTATCCAAATTCTACTGTTAACCAGTAAATGTGTGTCTGGTAAACATCACTGAACTGATCAGGAAGGCCGGCTCTGATCTTGAGTCATTTGAGTTGGTTatggagaggaggatgttgCACAAACAGTTGAGTATCATGCAGAACATCTCATAttctgaaaaacatttattaatagatctattgattgattgatttctcTACTGACTGattacatgttgttgttttaggcCTTACCATCGAATCACATGCTAACCTCAACGTCCTCAGTCGTGGCGAATTTgatggcaaaataaaaacatggtcCAAAGGTCAAAAATACAGAAGCAAACGTTTATTGTCAGTTATTTTGCGTTTCCCTTGATGCTTTCAAGACACACAGCTGAAGACGACAAAGATTGCAAAATCTTCAAGATGGGTCCAACATCCTGTTTCTTTGTGTGGTTGTGAAATCTGCTTGACTACTTTCTTCAGTTTCCTTGAAAGGTTATGCCTCCGGCAAATAAGATGTCACAGGATAAGAATGGATAAATACTCTCAACAAATGGCATGAAAAAAGAATTAACCTAGCTAAAGCCTGCATTGCTTACACCTCTCATAGACTTCAATTGTTGttcaaaaagtatttaaaacacaTAAATGAGCCCATGGGCATTATGAGACAACGGGCTCCTAGAAGGCAGCCACCCTGTCTCCCGTCTCTTAGCagtctctttgtggtcattcTCTCGGATTTCAGTGACATTGAACTCTTTTTGAACTTTTGATTAATACTTTTAACGTGTCGAGTTGGAACAAACGGAAGCAGTTTGATGAATCACAACTTTACAAGTGAGTAAAACTAGCTTCATGTCATTCAAGACTCATTCGACTTCACTTGTAAAAACATGTGGAACAAATTTGGCATTTATCAAATAATGCAGAACTAATATATAGTAAACATTTAGGGTTTAGGGCCCTCATTGGAACTCATTCATGTAGAGTACTACGCACTcgaataatgataataacaaaattattattatgtattatatgaTACGTGCAGTGGTATATGATACCACTGCATGTATCTTAAACTGTAAATCCTAGATTCATGTCCTTCCTTAAAACTTGAAGGCTCATTCGACTTCACTTGTAAAAACATGTGGAACAAATTTGGCATTTATCAAATAATGCAGAACTAATATATAGTAAACATTTAGGGTTTCGGGCCCTCATTGGAACTCATTCATGTAGACACGGGCACTGatgctctgcccccccccccggtcctccaGCCGGTCTTACCTTCTTGCCGCCGCTCGCAGCCTCGTTGTCTGCCTGTGAACTCTCACCCCAGCTGCTTGGGAAATGTCACCGAGGCAGAGGCCCGTGTTGCAGTCACAGGGGGCGTAATAGGAGGTGggagataaaaaacaaacaaccaaaacaacaaccttccttttttccccactgctcTCTCTGCATCCCTCTACTCGCTGTCTGTCGTGCAAATGCCACATCCTGGTACAGCACCAGCAccagaccctcctcctcctcctcctcctcctcctccagcagcatcatcatcaccagcagcagcagcagcagcagccgcaacTAATCGCAGTCTCAATGCTCATCTCGCATTAGGGCTaatctatatttaaaaagagagaagaagcgAGTCCGTGCCAGACATGTGAGTAGCAACCCGTCGCCGCGGCTCTCCCGCGGTGCGCTCCTCGCAGCGGCAGAACAAATGCTCATCGGACCGTGGTGCCTGCGCGTTCTTTCGGTGTCAGTGTGCGGGGCTCCACGGTAGCATGGCTGAGCCgggggtccgggggggggggggggggggctctgcgTCGGCTGGACGATCCGAGCACAGGAGGTTGTGTGAGGGGAGATCACGTTCAGTGTGACAGGCGTGCACTGTAGCTTAGCTCTGTAGCCCTGGattcaaggtgtgtgtgtgtgtgtgtgtgtgtcatctccaGTCAGATGTGGAGGCCCACGTTTGACagcaccctcacacacacacacacacacactctgaagtgtgtgtgtgtgtgtgtcatctccaGTCAGATGTGGAGGCCCACGTTTGACagcagcctcacacacacacacacacacgcacacgcacacacacacacacactctgaagtGTGTCAGTAGCATGTGTGAGGAGTCACAGGAGCAAGatctcaaaacaaaacaggagatATTGTCTGTTCCAGTGTCACATGTCAGTCCACAGCTCAGGTtggattggtgtgtgtgtgtgtgtgtgtgtgtgtgtgtttgatgaagaaCTGCAGTGTGTCTTCCATATATACACTTCTTGGACATTAGTCTTAGAGTACATGTTTTAGTGTTGCGGCTTTCTCGTGGAGTTTACATGATCTTATTTATTACATGTCTTTGCTTGATCCATGTTACATACTTTATGCTTGCTATCTGATTTTATGGCTGCTTGTTTGCTTATTATGTGTATAAGTGGTCGCAGATGAATGTTCTGTTTATTGACTCATCGATTATTTGACTGTTGGTCGCAGCCTCTGATTGTGATGAAGTCCCACCCTGAATGAGAGAATGTAAGCGATAGGTGGAACAACTCATCTTATATTAAAATTAGACAAATAAACCGGGTCTAGAGTGAATTGGTTACGTTGTGGAAGATATCTGAACCAAGGCAGGTCAGTGTCGGACAGTGCTGATACAGATGTCGGGCATTTGATTGGTCCATTTCACTGTCCATAGGCTAAGTAGGATACAGTACATACTCTGGTATTCATCATTAGTAACTGTCACTAAATTGTCATGATATTTCATGTTTGAACATAGTTTAGATGTTATACAATGGTACTTCTCAAACTTTTGGACACTTATTTTGGGATGAAATTGAATAAAGGGTTCTGCCATATACATTTTGACAGCCTTGCCTAACCCCACCACCACGATGCCCTGAATCCAATTTATTCTCTGATGAatttatcagtgtttgtttgacGTCCTGCTTTGTGTGATGTTCATGCACTGTGTGCTCTGTGGTTTCAGGGAGAAGAACGTCATGCTTCTCTTGAAGATGTCAGTCCATCAAACCAAGTGGCTTGTGACGCCGATGCCCAGTAGAAGATCCTGGGATTGAGACGTGAATCCCTTTACACTGATGGCCTGGACTGAGTAAGAAGTTAGATCGTGAATGTTCCCTGAAGTAGACGTTTCGGTTTCATTGGCTCAAGTTAGGGTCAATAAGACTTGTAAAGGGATGCACcaaaatatttccaaatttTGTAATTGGAGGTTCAGACACGTGTAGTGTTGCGTGTGCAGaaaatatttgtgttcatttttcgATTGTCATTGTCCAAACAGCTTCAGGTGTAAAAAACGGGTGTCAACATTCATACTTGTAAATTCAGTGTCACATACAGTGTGGGAACTTTAAGCTCTCAGTTTTACACACAGTTATGCTTAGATTTCTCCAAATGTAGGGATTGATTCtcatgcagatttattttacaggttTACAGGGGCTGATGAAACTACAAACTCAGGAACAATTTGCGAACATCACTTTACAAGATCCAAACACTCAGAGTTGTTTGTGTTCGTCCTGCCTAAATAGATTTAAGTTGTTGACGTTAAGGACAGTGGGTGATGATGTTTGCTTCACCCGTGGCAGGTTTCAGCTGGCCTGCTGAAGCTATGGGGAGCTGTTGGAGCTGTCTGTACAGAGACCCCATCCGAGACAACCATCTCACCAAGTTTAAGGTtaataatcttaaaaaatatttccttgattcttgttttgtcttgggACAGCACACCATTGGGCCGTTACAAACGAATTTAACTGTGACTCAAAATATCTTTGCGTCATATCCCCGCTGAGTGTTTTTCTGCACCCTACAGGTCACCAATGTGGACGATGAGGGCAACGAGCTGGGCTCTGGCATCATGGAGCTCACACAGACCGAGCTCATTCTTCACACGCGCAAGAGAGACGCCATCCGGTGGCCGTATCTCTGCCTGCGACGCTACGGCTACGACTCCAACCTGTTCTCGTTTGAGAGTGGTCGCCGCTGTCAGACTGGGCAGGGTAAGTGAAAATGTGATTGTCTCTATGGTTGCGGGTTCTTTGTGTGGGTGTTATCATTGACTATTTATGTTTAAattcatttgttccttttttactATTTGTATGGAGTTGCTTTCGAGggctttttcacattttaacttGTCGGattaggaaaagcacaggtatAAATGAATGAGAGAATTAATAATGTCttaattccatttagctgcttcaaaTGAAATCCTGGTACTAGAAATATAGACATATGGATGTTCtctattgatcccaaactgggtAGTTCCTCACAGAGTGTCGAGGATGAAAATGAGCGTTGG is a window from the Scophthalmus maximus strain ysfricsl-2021 chromosome 6, ASM2237912v1, whole genome shotgun sequence genome containing:
- the tspo gene encoding translocator protein, which produces MWLPLIGMTALPHLGGLYGGYITRKEVKTWYPTLQKPWWRPPNAAFPVAWTCLYTGMGYGSYLVWKELGGFTEDALVPLGLYGLQLALNWAWTPIFFGAHKIKLALVDIVLLTGTVGATMASWYSISRTATLLMAPYLSWLCLATSLNYCIWRDNSDEKEE
- the LOC118310083 gene encoding ubiquinol-cytochrome-c reductase complex assembly factor 2; the encoded protein is MSATRYRRFLKLCEEWPRDETKRGRDLGTFLRQRVASAFREGENTQISDPEKCDQMYESLAQINGNVYRQRFPRVRDTSFTGVTVEECKVLLSGSMQQMDEEKKGLWKTLMERFSSKSPEEVPEKAPEK